A genomic stretch from Arachis stenosperma cultivar V10309 chromosome 3, arast.V10309.gnm1.PFL2, whole genome shotgun sequence includes:
- the LOC130967563 gene encoding transcription factor bHLH162-like isoform X1 — MDELGSRSEASPSSTNKEKIERRFIERNRRKHMKMLYSTLNSLLPNYPNPTRPKEALSLLDQVDKALNYIKSLEEKVKMSKRKKNSLLLKMGRKRTRGACSDGNRPKPPQLEVHEMGSCLQIVMTCGLDSQFIFYEIIRILNEENIDVKSANSSLIGNSMHHVVYAEIPQSLFQLGATKVSESLKRILLLSLSLLLYFSLVVCRAINGCSLCSRQSFLFSWVTLNCCQNLQNKN, encoded by the exons ATGGATGAATTGGGAAGTAGAAGTGAAGCTTCTCCATCTTCAACAAACAAGGAGAAGATTGAGAGAAGGTTCATTGAGAGAAACAGAAGGAAGCACATGAAGATGCTCTACTCCACACTCAACTCTCTTCTCCCTAACTACCCCAACCCCACTAGGCCCAAG GAAGCGCTGTCCTTGCTTGATCAAGTGGACAAGGCCTTAAACTACATTAAGAGCTTAGAGGAGAAGGTAAAGATGTCtaagaggaagaaaaatagtTTACTATTGAAAATGGGAAGAAAGAGGACACGTGGCGCTTGCAGCGATGGTAATCGTCCCAAACCGCCACAACTAGAGGTTCATGAAATGGGTTCATGTCTTCAAATTGTAATGACATGTGGATTAGATTCCCAGTTCATATTCTATGAAATCATTCGTATTCTGAATGAAGAAAACATCGATGTTAAGAGTGCCAATTCTTCACTCATCGGAAATTCCATGCACCATGTTGTTTATGCAGAG ATTCCACAATCTTTGTTTCAATTGGGTGCGACTAAAGTAAGTGAGAGTTTGAAAAG GATTTTGTTGTTGTCGCTGTCGCTCCTCCTCTATTTCTCTCTAGTTGTGTGCAGGGCCATTAATGGATGTTCCTTGTGTTCAAGACAGAGTTTTCTGTTTTCCTGGGTCACACTGAATTG ttGCCAGAACCTGCAGAACAAGAATTGA
- the LOC130967563 gene encoding transcription factor bHLH162-like isoform X2 translates to MDELGSRSEASPSSTNKEKIERRFIERNRRKHMKMLYSTLNSLLPNYPNPTRPKEALSLLDQVDKALNYIKSLEEKVKMSKRKKNSLLLKMGRKRTRGACSDGNRPKPPQLEVHEMGSCLQIVMTCGLDSQFIFYEIIRILNEENIDVKSANSSLIGNSMHHVVYAEIPQSLFQLGATKVSESLKRFVKEPISKNELQSDHELLDFEIDTAELAELLDFLA, encoded by the exons ATGGATGAATTGGGAAGTAGAAGTGAAGCTTCTCCATCTTCAACAAACAAGGAGAAGATTGAGAGAAGGTTCATTGAGAGAAACAGAAGGAAGCACATGAAGATGCTCTACTCCACACTCAACTCTCTTCTCCCTAACTACCCCAACCCCACTAGGCCCAAG GAAGCGCTGTCCTTGCTTGATCAAGTGGACAAGGCCTTAAACTACATTAAGAGCTTAGAGGAGAAGGTAAAGATGTCtaagaggaagaaaaatagtTTACTATTGAAAATGGGAAGAAAGAGGACACGTGGCGCTTGCAGCGATGGTAATCGTCCCAAACCGCCACAACTAGAGGTTCATGAAATGGGTTCATGTCTTCAAATTGTAATGACATGTGGATTAGATTCCCAGTTCATATTCTATGAAATCATTCGTATTCTGAATGAAGAAAACATCGATGTTAAGAGTGCCAATTCTTCACTCATCGGAAATTCCATGCACCATGTTGTTTATGCAGAG ATTCCACAATCTTTGTTTCAATTGGGTGCGACTAAAGTAAGTGAGAGTTTGAAAAGGTTTGTGAAGGAACCAATTAGTAAAAATGAATTACAATCTGATCATGAGTTGTTAGATTTTGAGATCGATACTGCTGAATTAGCGGAGCTTCTAGATTTCTTAGCATAA
- the LOC130965722 gene encoding uncharacterized protein LOC130965722 — MASEESFVVLVHHRGSVNRKTRSGVKFTDKNPLCIVITSTTSYDDLVSAVLMKLGLEGAKRNTVKYDCFTINNDADLQVMFLCRRQFPEVRTPELLARLVDVVSSSGGSNRNTNTIANAAGSSSRPAVASSSVPVYEPVVQHVASPSFAVDLNATEGDEVVERENLPNALVGVAPVGVGDGFLDDEDEDDVEPDMIDDDSADDIGATGPALEVGGSSSGTQQYPPHFSSLDLDAMRHEGVLGHAVGFGARDAEGTTGLTEFQVGQQFQDKDEALLSVKTYSIRRGVQYKVVESDHRRYVGKCSEFGNGCTWLIRLSLRKRKGIWEVKRYNGPHTCLATSISSDHRSLDYHVISAFIMPMVRADASVSIKVLLNATAAHFGFRPTYRRVWMAKQKSIALIYGDWDESYNDLPRWVLGVQLTMPGSVVVLKTSPVRVGGQVDESQAYFHRLFWTFPPCIEAFRHCKPLISIDGTHLYGKYGGTLLITIAQDGNSNILPVAFALVEGENAES, encoded by the exons atggctagtgaggagagttttgTTGTTTTGGTGCACCACAGAGGATCTGTTAATAGAAAAACTCGTTCCGGAGTAAAGTTCACAGATAAGAATCCTCTATGTATTGTCATAACATCTACGACGAGTTACGATGATCTTGTTAGCGCTGTACTAATGAAGCTTGGTCTGGAGGGTGCGAAGCGG AATACGGTGAAGTATGATTGCTTCACGATTAATAATGATGCGGACCTGCAAGTAATGTTTCTCTGTCGGCGGCAGTTTCCGGAGGTGAGGACACCGGAGTTGTTGGCCCGGCTGGTTGATGTTGTATCCAGCTCCGGCGGTTCGAACAGGAATACGAACACTATAGCGAATGCAGCAGGTTCTAGTTCCCGGCCTGCCGTTGCTTCCTCGTCCGTCCCTGTGTACGAACCAGTGGTCCAACATGTCGCCTCCCCATCTTTCGCTGTTGACCTCAATGCCACCGAAGGCGACGAGGTAGTGGAAAGGGAAAATTTGCCGAACGCTTTAGTGGGAGTTGCACCTGTTGGCGTAGGAGACGGTTTTTTGGACGATGAAGACGAGGATGACGTCGAGCCGGATATGATTGACGATGATAGCGCTGATGATATTGGAGCGACTGGGCCTGCATTGGAGGTAGGTGGTTCTAGCTCTGGCACACAGCAGTATCCACCACATTTTTCCTCGTTGGACTTGGACGCCATGAGACATGAGGGGGTTTTAGGGCACGCTGTTGGATTCGGAGCTAGAGATGCGGAAGGGACTACTGGTCTGACAGAGTTCCAGGTTGGTCAGCAATTCCAGGATAAAGATGAGGCCCTTTTAAGTGTGAAGACTTACAGCATCCGGCGAGGGGTACAGTACAAGGTGGTGGAGTCGGATCACCGCCGGTATGTGGGCAAGTGTTCCGAGTTTGGGAATGGGTGCACATGGTTGATTCGACTGAGTCTCCGGAAGCGCAAGGGCATTTGGGAGGTCAAACGGTACAATGGACCTCACACTTGCCTGGCCACATCCATCTCTAGTGACCACAGGAGTTTGGATTATCATGTGATTTCAGCTTTCATTATGCCAATGGTTAGGGCCGATGCATCCGTGAGCATCAAGGTGCTCCTGAACGCCACGGCAGCGCACTTTGGTTTTAGGCCGACTTACCGGAGGGTTTGGATGGCGAAGCAGAAATCTATTGCCCTCATATACGGTGACTGGGATGAGTCGTACAACGACCTGCCTAGGTGGGTCTTGGGTGTCCAGCTGACGATGCCTGGGAGTGTTGTGGTCCTGAAGACGAGCCCGGTTCGAGTTGGAGGACAGGTGGACGAATCTCAAGCATACTTCCACAGACTTTTCTGGACATTCCCGCCCTGCATCGAGGCATTCCGTCATTGCAAGCCACTAATCAGCATTGACGGCACACATTTGTATGGGAAGTATGGGGGAACGTTGCTCATCACGATTGCACAGGATGGGAACTCCAACATTCTACCTGTGGCATTCGCACTAGTAGAGGGTGAGAATGCGGAATCCTGA